In Streptomyces chartreusis NRRL 3882, the following are encoded in one genomic region:
- a CDS encoding ABC transporter ATP-binding protein, with translation MATTLAKAADDTGTATHAARIEHVSKSFAGPAGQQLVLDDITLDVAPGEFVTLLGASGCGKSTLLNLVAGLDGPSAGTISTDGRPALMFQEHALFPWLTAGKNIELALKLSGVPKAERRERAEQLLELVRLKGAHGKRVHELSGGMRQRVALARALAQDSKLLLMDEPFAALDAITRDVLHDELTRIWRETQVSVLFVTHNVREAVRLAQRVVLLSSRPGRIARQWSVDIPQPRRIEDTAVAELSVEITEQLRGEIRRHGQH, from the coding sequence ATGGCCACGACCCTCGCCAAGGCCGCCGACGACACCGGGACGGCCACCCACGCCGCCCGGATCGAGCACGTCTCGAAGTCGTTCGCGGGCCCCGCCGGGCAGCAGCTCGTCCTGGACGACATCACCCTCGATGTCGCCCCCGGCGAGTTCGTCACCCTCCTGGGGGCCTCGGGCTGCGGCAAATCCACCCTGCTCAACCTCGTGGCCGGCCTGGACGGGCCCTCCGCCGGCACCATCAGCACCGACGGCCGCCCGGCCCTGATGTTCCAGGAACACGCCCTTTTCCCCTGGCTGACCGCCGGCAAGAACATCGAACTCGCCCTGAAACTCAGCGGCGTGCCCAAGGCCGAGCGCCGCGAGCGGGCCGAGCAGCTGCTGGAACTGGTCCGGCTCAAGGGCGCGCACGGCAAGCGGGTGCACGAGCTGTCCGGCGGAATGCGCCAGCGCGTGGCGCTGGCCCGCGCGCTGGCCCAGGACAGCAAGCTGCTGCTGATGGACGAACCCTTCGCCGCCCTCGACGCCATCACCCGCGATGTACTGCACGACGAGCTGACCCGTATCTGGCGCGAGACACAGGTGTCGGTCCTGTTCGTCACCCACAACGTGCGCGAAGCGGTCCGCCTGGCCCAGCGGGTGGTGCTGCTGTCCTCCCGCCCGGGCCGCATCGCCCGCCAGTGGAGCGTGGACATCCCGCAACCGCGCCGCATCGAGGACACCGCCGTGGCGGAGCTGTCCGTCGAGATCACCGAACAACTGCGTGGGGAGATCCGCCGTCATGGCCAGCACTGA